CCCGCATGCTCGGCTTCATGAACGGATAATCGCCCGCCAGGACGCCCACCTGCGCCACCGCCGGCGCCCGCTCGATCCGCTGCTCCGGCGCCCCCGAGATCGGCAGCGCGAGGCCCTTCCGGATGGTGTGTACGCTCATGCCTGTCCTTTCTGATCGACCGCGAGTGGCGCCCGCAGCCGGACGCTAACAATTCCTTACGCGCTTGTCTCCTGTTCGCGACCGTGGCGATTGCGGCAATCGTCCCCGGCCGCGCCGGCCGTGACGCCGTCCGGAGAATCTCGATGGTATTGTTTCGCTGGAGAAGGAGGCATCGACCGTGGAGATCCCAAGAGTCCGCGAATGGATGGAAGGCCCGACGGAGACCTTCGGCGAAGGCGATTCCATGCGCCAGGCCGTGAACTGGCTCGCCAAGGAATCGACTGCCGCAGCTCCCGTTGTCGATAGCCAAGGGCGGGTCGTCGGGTTATTGACTGAAAAAGACGCCCTGCGAACGATCGCGCACTGGACCTACGACCGTGTCGCCGGAGGTACCGTCGGCGATCACATGTCTCCACTCAGGGTCCGGCTGGCCCCGGACATGGATCTGCTCACGGCCGTGCGCGCCTTTCTGGAGTGTAACTTCGCGTGCCTGCCGGTGATCGAGGACGAGCGGTACGTGGGGCAGATGACCCGCGATCGCTTGCTCCAGGGCATGGTGGCCTGGGCGACAGCCATCGACGCCGAGCAGGACGAGCGTCAGGCCCCCCAGAGCGTCGAGCGCCCGTCGAGCATCGAGGAGATGCAGCGCGTCGCCGCTTCTCACACGCCGGACCAACTGGCGCGGATCTTCAGCCGCGACTGAGCTTCAGCGTCCTTGGTCGTCTGCCAGGTCAACGCCGCACGATCCCTGCCTTTAGACTCGGGGACATGAAGCTACTCCTGTTCAGCGATCTGCACCGCGATCTCGGCGCCGCCGAGCGCCTCGTACGACTCTCCGCCGGAGCGGAAGTCGCCGTCGCGGCGGGCGACCTGGCGACCGTTCATCAGGGTCTGCACGAAATCGTCGCCGTTCTGGCCAAGATGACCTGTCCGACCATACTCGTTCCCGGCAACAGCGAGACCTTCGCCGAGCTCAGCGAGGCCTGCGCCTCGTGGCCGGACGCCCATGTTCTTCACAGCACGGCCACCCAGGTTGCCGGCCGGAGCTTCTTCGGCCTCGGCGGAGGCGTTCCAGTGACGCCCTTCGGGTCCTGGAGCTACGACTTCACCGAAGAAGAGGCCGCCAAACTCCTCGCGGATTGTCCCGCGGAGGCCATCCTCGTCTCCCACTCACCGCCCAAAGGAGCGGTCGATCGTGACTCCATGGGCACCAGTCTTGGAAGCCTTGCCGTACGAGACGTCATCCTGACATCGCGTCCGGCCCTGGTGGTCTGCGGGCATATCCATTCCTGCGCCGGACAGCACGCGAAAATAGGCGTCACACCCGTGGTCAACGCCGGGCCGCGAGGTGTGCTCTGGGATCTGGAGCCCGGGGCTTGAGCCCCTGTCACCCTCCGCGAGGCCGCCCGATCGGGCAAGGTCGCGGCTCGAGATCGGTGTCCCCAACTTGTTAGGGGCAAGCCGAGGTAAAATAGCGTTGAGAATGACCCTGGAGAACCGCCTGAAACGCTCAAGAGCCCGCGCAAGCTGGCCGATTCGCAGCTATTCTCTAGGACGTGAGCCGAGCGAGAATCTGCGGAGCTCAACCACCGCCGGCGACCGACTGGCCATGATGTGGGAGCTCGCTCAGCAGGCGTGGTCACTTTCGGGTCGACCGTTCCCAGAGTATCCACGCCACAAGACGCCCGGCAGGCTCGTGCGGTCCTCGGAATGACCGCCGCCTCCGGGTTCAACGAAGACTTCCTCGATATCCTGCACGCTCTGGTCGATTGCGGCGCGGAGTTCATTGTCGTCGGCGCCCATGCCATGGCGGTACACGGAGTGCCGCGAGCAACCGGCGACTTGGATCTGGTCGTGCGTCCGACCAAGGAGAACGCCGAACGTGTATTCGCCGCACTGCAAGCATTCGGAGCACCCATCGACTCCCACGGAGTAACGCAGGCTGACTTCGAGGTCCCCGGAAACGTCTATCAGATCGGGCAGCCGCCGCGCCGCATCGATCTCCTGACTGCGATAACCGGCGTCGAGTTCGAAGAAGCGTGGGCGTCGCGGATAGAGGTCGAGATCGACGAAATGAGAATCTCATTCCTAGGCCTCGAGACGTTGCGCTGTAACAAATCGGCGATTGGGCGCAAGAAGGATCTGCTTGACCTCGAGCTGCTCGGCGATCCTCGCACCCGCTCCTGAGCATCGGGAGCTTCAGGGATTGGGTCCGACCCGGCCTTCGAACACCGAGTAGGTGAAGAAGGCATAGTAGTCCGGAGAATCCAAGATGAAGTCCGGTGACTCCGGGTCGGCGAGGCGAAGGTACTCCTCCCGGTCCGCTTTGGCCATCTTGGCCTGCATCTCCCCCCAAAGCATGCCGAACAGGGACCTCAGGGCACGACGAATCCCGTCTTCGAGCGGGGCATAGACAGTACCGACCACAGTGCGGACCTTCGGCTCGACGAGACCCGCCTGACGGAACCAGCCCAGTGCGCGCAGGAAGTGTGACTCCGGTTTCCTTCCCTTGGCGGGTAGGTTCATCGCCGAGGCCGTGGCGTTCAGCCGCGCCTCGAGGCGTGGGTGGCCTGGGAGTAGCATCTGGGCCGAGTACCCGAGGATTGCCACCTGGCCGCCCGGCCTCACTACCCGAGCAAGTTCTCGCAGCGCGGCCAGTGGCTCTCCAACCGGGGGATGGCCGACACAGTCCACGCTCCACGCCCAGTCGAAAGTATTGTCACCGAAGGGAAGCTCGTTCACACTTCCGCGCCGGAAAGAGACCTCCTTTGAAAGGTCTGCCTGCTCGGCCAGACTCTGGGCGTAAGCGACCAGTTCGGCCGACAGATCGAGACCGGTGACATGTCCGCCGGTTCCCACCACTTCGGCCAGGAGCAGAGTGTGGCTGCCGATCCCGCATCCTGCATCCAGCCCGCGGCTCCCCTCTGGCAGCCCGAGCGCCCCGATCGCCTGGCGGATGGCCGGATCGCGCAGGGGCTGGGTCAGAACCAGCTTGTCCAGGTAGGTCTCCACGAGGACTCAATTTTCAAAGCGATCGTCGGATCTGGCTGCAGCGAGCTTCCCAACCCTGTCGGAGAGCCAACCAAGCGCATGGGGACCGCCCGGCTCGATTTCCGGGACGTGCGGTTTTACATCGAGAAGCGGCGTCCGATCGACGATGTCCACATCACGCACATGCACGGTCGTAGCGTCGATTGCCACGAGTCGGACCACCGATAGCCCAATCGGGTTCGGCCGGCGAGGAGCACGGGTGGCAAACACGCCACGCAACTCGTCATCGAGGAAGGGCTTGACGAGAAGCGAGAAACCACGCGTCATGTGGAAGTGATAGACCAGCACGATATGGGAGAAACCCTCGAGGTCCGCCAGTCCCTCCCTGAACTCCGGCAGGATTTCCACCGACCCCTCGATCCCCCTGGCGGCCGCGGGTTGCACGGGGACGTTGCGTGGCTCCAGGAAAGGACTGCGGATGACGCCGATCGGCTTGTAGATGATGCTCTCCACTCTCTGCGTAGGTTAACTCGCGGCATACTCGGAGCGCGAGCTCGAAGTGCTTCGACTCATCGCGCGGGGACTGACC
This region of bacterium genomic DNA includes:
- a CDS encoding CBS domain-containing protein; this encodes MEIPRVREWMEGPTETFGEGDSMRQAVNWLAKESTAAAPVVDSQGRVVGLLTEKDALRTIAHWTYDRVAGGTVGDHMSPLRVRLAPDMDLLTAVRAFLECNFACLPVIEDERYVGQMTRDRLLQGMVAWATAIDAEQDERQAPQSVERPSSIEEMQRVAASHTPDQLARIFSRD
- a CDS encoding serine/threonine protein phosphatase, translating into MKLLLFSDLHRDLGAAERLVRLSAGAEVAVAAGDLATVHQGLHEIVAVLAKMTCPTILVPGNSETFAELSEACASWPDAHVLHSTATQVAGRSFFGLGGGVPVTPFGSWSYDFTEEEAAKLLADCPAEAILVSHSPPKGAVDRDSMGTSLGSLAVRDVILTSRPALVVCGHIHSCAGQHAKIGVTPVVNAGPRGVLWDLEPGA
- a CDS encoding class I SAM-dependent methyltransferase: METYLDKLVLTQPLRDPAIRQAIGALGLPEGSRGLDAGCGIGSHTLLLAEVVGTGGHVTGLDLSAELVAYAQSLAEQADLSKEVSFRRGSVNELPFGDNTFDWAWSVDCVGHPPVGEPLAALRELARVVRPGGQVAILGYSAQMLLPGHPRLEARLNATASAMNLPAKGRKPESHFLRALGWFRQAGLVEPKVRTVVGTVYAPLEDGIRRALRSLFGMLWGEMQAKMAKADREEYLRLADPESPDFILDSPDYYAFFTYSVFEGRVGPNP
- the tsaA gene encoding tRNA (N6-threonylcarbamoyladenosine(37)-N6)-methyltransferase TrmO; translated protein: MESIIYKPIGVIRSPFLEPRNVPVQPAAARGIEGSVEILPEFREGLADLEGFSHIVLVYHFHMTRGFSLLVKPFLDDELRGVFATRAPRRPNPIGLSVVRLVAIDATTVHVRDVDIVDRTPLLDVKPHVPEIEPGGPHALGWLSDRVGKLAAARSDDRFEN